Genomic window (Ctenopharyngodon idella isolate HZGC_01 chromosome 20, HZGC01, whole genome shotgun sequence):
gcactttcactttcacgaTCAAAGGGTTAGGGCTCAagcccaccccccacccccacccacccctatacacacacacacctgtacaCAACACTGTCCAGTCCTGTGCAAAGCATgttgggaactagaaatccactgcctaattaAGACgatttcattaagttactacaacctatttgttttttttgtttttttttaaaaagaaccaATTAaagcagaaatttgagtttaaattacagaagACATTAAgctgatgtaatgatcaacattattatgtcaacagaactctacaaaataatgtttgcaacttaaaaggtttaattaaaacaataaattagaatttttaacttgcaaccatgcagttatttaagttgtggtaacgggtcccctgaattactttttagagtgtattgtTTACGTTTTTGTGTTGATGCTGTGGTTTGAATCACtctaattattattcatatgtATTTCTTTAGACTTCCATCTTAGATTTCATGCAGAGAAATACTTAATTGTGAAAGCTTAATGGAAATACAGACATCTGTCATTCTTTGATGGAATATCTCACTTCATGGTTATGCATggtttattttataaagaaaaagtGCAATAGTATTCAAGGAGGTAATGTAATGTTCACCCAATGAAAGAGGAGTAATAAAGAGGACACATACTGCCCAGAATAGGAtgtgtgaaaaaacaaaaaggtatGAAACAAACAATTTGTAACAATATTcgaaaagaaaaatgtcagtatGTGGTTTCATATGTCTATGGTTAAATTGATTACAAACAAGATAACAAATGGTGATAAAGCATAATTTATGTGGTATGAACCAGTGAGTAACTGCAGATATGAACTGTGTTTAGATCACACTGTGTGCAGATCTGTTAACCACACGAAACACTTTCAGCCCAACCACCTTTCCACCTTCACCGATAAGTAGAGCTCACTATTTCCTGCATTGAGCCCCAGACTCATTTTCCACCGTGCATTTGCAGAAAGGGACTTTTCTTGCATTGCTCTGCACTTAAGAGCACGGGGTATCTTCTTGAGAAGATGCAACCTGAAATTGCATATGTAAGACAGGTTATCTATACATGGGGGTCCTTATAAGGGTCCTTCATAAATGTAAAGACATTTTCTATGCTTTCGAtggaaaagaaggaaaaaaatgaaatatggcaAACGCAAAACGACTTAATTTCATAGGTTACCTTTGTCAGCAATTTAGACTAGATTCACAGAATTGAGGAAGGGTACAAAAGGAAGTACTACCTCTGCAGACCACATCACGGTTTTCCCCCCCCCCGTGCTTGTGATGTCACTTGTTCCTTGTCGGCCAGAACCTATAGGTTTGTATAGTGGAAAGTACAAGCTCAACCCTATATAAAGCAGATAACATCAGTGAGATTATTATCTTCGAGACGATCAGCCACTGATAAAGCAACCAGCAAATCAAGATCTGATCATCGACCGACCACAGACCCAAACATGAGGCCACACTGCATCTTCATCGCCTGTCTTGTGCTCTTCGCTTTCTGCTCACTGGCTCAGAGTGAATGTGCGTCTTTTTCTTTAATTATCTcttttttatgcatatttgtGAAGAATtatctagattttttttaaatgtacccCATTcatatattgatttatttaaagtatttttaatgcaattttaattttttatctcTATTTCTTCCTGCAGTCAGCCAAGGTCCCGATAAGTGCTGCTTTTCTTTTTCCAATGTAAAAATCCCAGTAAAGCAGGTTGAGAGTTATCATATCACACATCTTGAGTGCCACAGGAGTGGAATCATGTAAGTAttttagtaatgtcttaatttaatgaaaattaatattgtaaatacGTTGTGAAATCATTAACCATGTTCTCTTTAAATATCCAGTTTCATCACAAAAGCTCAGAAGGAGATCTGTGCTGACCTGACAGAGAGATGGGTTCAGAGACTGAAGAATTTGGTGGACGCTCGCAGCATGAAAGACAACGCGTCAGAGAGCAGCTCTGGGGACAGCTTCTAAGATGTGAATGCGCTTCTCTTTTCAAACTATTGCATTGAACAGTTTCTAAActgttttcacattttaaaactgtTAATCAATTATGAAGATTGTGATATATATTCAAAGCATATTTAAGctaaaattttaatatgaatCTGTTTGAATTTTAACATTACTATACAAATAAAGAATACTGAGAAACACtggattttgttcattttttatttatttatttatttatttattttaaaaatgaagaaaaaaacaaacaaatatatttgtaCAAATATTATActgataaaaatattaaattaaacaatagtTTAACAGTATCAATAATAATACCAGTAATGTGAATACTGATAGTAGTGATAATGTGTAATAGtctgtattgtaatatttactttaataataataataattccttaaatttatatagcgcttttctggatactttacatatggaagggggaatctcctcaaccaccagcaatgtgcagcatccactttCTTTTCTACCTGATCTAATCCTTAAAAATTACTTGTTTCCAGTCATTTTGAATAATAgtgcaaaaaagtattttggtATAATTATTTTCACTTATTTACTGGTCATTTACGTAACCAGTTTTACAGATCCAATTAAGACCTATTAGCCTTTCTGAAGAGagtacttcaaaaaaaaaaaaaaaaaaaaaaacagcaccgAAGGTGGTATGGATAAATTTGAGTCaaattatgaattatattttttgtgttattttaatgaTCCACATTTTTTTGTTACCTGCATCATTTATataacacaaaaatataattgAAAATTAGACATAAGTCGATCTGTACCACCTTTTTTGCCGTATAACATGGTGGTATCAATTTAAGTCTAATTttcaattatatttaataaatatatttatattataaatttaagtctaattttgaattatatttttgtgcTACAAATGATGCatgatgaacatttttttcctgacaACGAGTGTATTTGACCACTTTTAACAGTATTACAATATTTCgttatttcatatattatttttatatattattattacctttttttttttctttgatgatCAGTTCATGTATCATTCCAAGGCATTAAAATGACTCTTTACTATGTTCTGTATGAAAACACAAATAAGATGCGAGAGTGCGTTCCCTTTACCTTCTATTAACTGCTGTTGTGGAGAACAGTGCCACTGTCAGACttcaaaaaaatcatgttaCCGTACAATTACAAGTCTTTTGCAGGCAAATCTTGCCAAGGGCCCTAAAATTATCTGATATATGCCTTAATAACACCTATTAAATTTACCTCTCTCTGCTAATGGAAATGTCAATGCCAGAATTAGTTTATGACATTTTTGTATTATTCTAGCTCCTAGTtccaaatgttttgttttgatattgtTGCATTACCTTTAAACAGATTAAACATGTAACAGCTAAAGCACATTTATCCACATGTgttgtagtttatttaaaatacatctgTGCACTGCAGTGGACAGTGCATTAATTGTTGTagtagttgttgttgttattattaataatactaattattattattagttctAAGGCTTACTATAAACTTTTTGTTAACCTAAACCTctatatttttaagaaacatAGCAATAAGGAGCGATTtcagtttatattatattatattatattatattatattatattatattatattataaagggCTTTATATTATagacacaaatacaaatgtgtgtgtgttttgtgtggacATGTGTTTGAGAGAGTGTATGTGAGGGTGTGTGTTTGATGTGGATACTACttcatgtaaaataaataatataaagcaAGAAATCTGtaccaaaaaaacataataagtTTCCCATTGACTCTTTTGATCCACTGATCATCACCATTTCATGAGCACGCTGAGGCTGTCGGCAGCATTCATGTGGTTGGTTGTTACCACTGTGTGAAACTGTGGGTGTCTGATATTTTTTTCCACCTTATCCGGGCTTTTGACATTGTTGCCCAAACATGAACTCCTCTCCTTACAGATTCATTATCAATCCTGTTACTGTTCTTTAATATGTAGTTTATGTATACTgtcattttttgtatttaaaacttAATCCGTAATAATCACTTACTCATCGCAATTGTCTTTGACATCATATCCTTTTTCTCATATCCTCTTCTTCATCAATCATCATGTGTTCTTTCCTgatttgctgtgcttgtttttcttttttcctctctctctttatttctctcagcttttgtttttctgccttttaaacaaacattcttTATTTCGTTTTGCCTGGTTACcaaattccatttttaaaatttcctgttttttctttttgtatttttctttatgCTGCTCTTTGCATTTGGCAGTTTCAACGaaatcattttcttttaatctCTTGCAAACTCTTAATCTCTCTTCCCTGCACttcattatttcattcatttagttgcattttctcttcttcttttttcaagTGCAACCTCATATGGACAAgatcatttctgtttttttttttctttctcattttccGTTCACAGAGAATGTTCACTTCCTTTCCTTTCATCAGAGAGACCTGTCTTCACTCACCAGTATGCTGTGCTGCTCATTCAGTTTGCCTTCATTTCTCCTCTTTCTCCTCTTCGTTTGGAGCCCAGACACTAGGCCTGCTGGCCAGTCTCCACTAGAGGCCGCCATCACAGTTCTTATAAAGCACATTGACGTACACTGCAGGTCAATAGTTTGGaattattaagatttttaaaatgtttttaaagaattttcttatgctcaccaaggctgaatttatttgatgtaaaacagtattatattttgaaatattaataatatttaaaataactgatttctatttgaatatattttaacatttaatatattcctgtgatggtgaagctgaattttcagcagccattactccagtcttcagtgtcactttAGAAAGTACAGTGATCCTTTAGAAAGTACATTTTCTTGTTATTATACATTAACAGTTTTTGTAGAAACAATGATATACCACCTTTCAAAAATTTGTGGTAAGtacggtttaaaaaaaaaaaacattaatacatttattcagcaagaacgtattaaattaatcagaaatgaaaataaagacatttataatatgacaaaagatttttgtttcaaataaatgcagtttttttaaatttatttattatggtGTCCACAAAATAGTAAAGGTAGGGTAAGTCATTTTCGACGAGGCTAGtgagctttgaaagcataagatcacACGATTCGCACTCTCCCTTTagagcatctccaaagccacgcctccttcaaaacacatgaacgcacacagcaGGGAGTAAACTGTTTGCATTCAATTCTCTCCTTCTCACTTGGTCTGCATAGCGGAACCTATGGCGGGAACACGCAAATGACATATGGGGCCATATGTAGCAATGCGACGGCAGgcacgacgcaagtgttttttgctagtttcagcccaacgcacttatcattttcacgtctaACACCCACGTTGTTTAAAGCAAATGCACTC
Coding sequences:
- the LOC127502917 gene encoding C-C motif chemokine 8, yielding MRPHCIFIACLVLFAFCSLAQSEFSQGPDKCCFSFSNVKIPVKQVESYHITHLECHRSGIIFITKAQKEICADLTERWVQRLKNLVDARSMKDNASESSSGDSF